From the genome of Prunus persica cultivar Lovell chromosome G8, Prunus_persica_NCBIv2, whole genome shotgun sequence:
TTCATCACGTCCTCAGCATTTGGAGTAAGCCTCAGCCCTGACAGTACATCAATCCCATCATGTACCTGATTTATCCGAGCTGCATATGTTCTCGAATTCGTCTCGCCTTTAAAGAAAAGACTGAGCAGAGTGTTGGAAAACCCAGTGATAATTATCCCTGCATTGTGAATCTTCACAGGGCTGCCAATGACCTCAAGCGCAGCAATTGAGTCCTtaagattccaaaacaccAACTGCGGCACAGTTGCATACCCtctctttttgtaattatTCCAAGCGTCCTTATAATCCAGCGCCCAATCGTTCTTAGAGGCCTTGTCAAATTCCTTGTATGTGAACACAAAAATACTTTTAGGCATCTTGGCATTGCTCAGCTTCTCTGTCATGGCAATCTGCAGAATTCGACTGTAAATCTTTGAAAAATCCACCTTCTCAGCGCACTCTATGTTCCTCATAAACTCATTGTTAGTGTATAAGTGCAGCTGCTGAGATAGTTTATTATTTCAGTTTGAAAATGTAGCCGTTGGATAACAGTCCAACTGTGCAGTTAGGATGTAATTGTGCATGCCATGTGTCTCTATCTCATAGGGTAGTGAATGAATGGCTGAGTTGTAAATGATGTAATAGGAATGTTCCGATTCCTAACGGTTTTGTCAGAGGCAATATACGTATGATTTGTGTGGAGCTAAGCTAGTATTCTGctagctcttcttcttccctaagctctctctctcatttttcttcagatctcatttttcttatcTAAGAGTTAAAATACAAGATAATAGTCTCTGTAttctaacatggcctcagagccaggttggATTGTTTAGCTGGGCGTTTTGAATCTGTGAAGAAAGGAAGCTGCGTTTTGAAGCTGTGTGTGAAGGTCTACGTCTACCATGGTTGGATCTGGATCTAGAGGCGAGGTGAGAGCGCCAATTTTCAATGGAAATAATTATGAGTTTTGGAGCATAAAGATGAGAACCATCTTCAGGTCTCATGGATTATGGGATCTGGTTGAAAAGGGATTAGAGTGGTCAGATTCGAAAGGAGCTGATGAATCTGgtgaaaagaagaaggaaaaggaagaatcAAAGGGAGCTGGTGAATCTGCTGAGCAGAAGATGAAAAGAGATGTTTCAAGTGGTTCTGAAACAGAGAAGCTGATGAAAGATGCAAAGGCATTGGGGCTGATTCAAGGGGCAGTATCTGATGAGATTTTTCCCCAGATCTCTCATGAAGAAACTTCTAAAGGAGCTTGGGATCTCTTGATGCAGGAATTTGGAGGTGACAAACAGGTAAGAAATGTGAAATTACAAAGTCTGCGTAGGGAGTTTGAGTACACTAGAATGAGAGATGATGAATCCTTGTCTGCCTATATTACCAAACTATTTGATGTGATTAATCAAATGCGTAGCTATGGAGAAATACTGCCTAAAGAAAGAGTAGTACAGAAATTGTTGATTAGCCTACCATCTTCTTATGATTCTATCTGCTCAGTTATTGAACACTCGAGAGACTTGAATGAGATTGAGGTGCAGGAGGTTGTAGCCTCACTAAAGAGTTCTGAGTTGAGATTAGATAGACactttgaaaacaaaacagagaagGCATTTGCTAGCCTTAGTGTGGATGCTAAATCGGTTAAAACTGGAGATCAGAATAATAAGCAGCATAAGAATTGGAAGTCCAAAGGCAAGAAATGGGATAACAAGACAAGTGAAGGCACTAAAACTCCCTGCAAACACTGTGGTAAGTTACACTTTGGTGAGTGTCGATTCAAGGGCAAACCAAAGTGTTATAACTGTGATAAGCTTGGCCACATTGCAAAGGATTGCTATAGCAAGAAAACACCACAGCAGGTTAACTATGCTACTCAAGTGGAAGCTGCACCAACTATGTTCTATGCTGGTAATGCAATTGGTGCTGGTATAACAAGGGATGAAGAAGTCTGGTATTTGGACAGTGGGTGTAGTAATCACATGACAGGAAAAGAGGACTTGCTGGTGGATATTGACAGAAATGTGACTGCAAAGGTTGAAATGGGAACTGGACAGCTTGTAGATGTAACTGGAAAGGGCACTCTTGTGGTTGGAACCAAAGTAGGCAAGAGATATATCAAAGAAATAATGCTGGTACCTGGACTAAAAGAGAACTTACTCAGTGTGGGTCAGATGATAGAGCATGGCTACTATTTGGTATTTGGAGATCACAAGGTGGAAATCTACAATGACAGCTCTTATTCAAATCTGGTTGCAAAGGTACAAATGAGAGGTAATAGAAGCTTTCCTTTGAAACTGCAGGCTGAAATGCACTTAGCTTATAGAGCAAGTGTAGATCATTCCACTGAACTTTGGCATAGAAGATTTGGACATCTCAATATGAGTAGTCTGAAATTgttgaaagaagaagatatggTAGTAGGACTACCAGAAATTAAAGGGATTAAAGAGGTGTGTGAGGGGTGTGTTCTAGGCAAGCAGTGTAGAGAAGCTTTTCCAAAAGAGGCTACCACTAGAGCACTAACTCCACTAGAACTCATTCACAGTGACATCTATGGTCCTATGCAGACAGTTACCAAAGCTGGAAATCGGTTCTTCCTCACTTTCATAGACGATTGCACAAGGATGTGTTGGGTTTATTTCTTAAGACACAAGTCTGAAGCTCTAACTGTGTTTAAGAAATTCAAGGCCACTGTGGAATTGCAAAGTGGTTATAAACTGAAAAAGTTGAGAAGTGATAGAGGGGGAGAATATACCTCAGTGGAGTTTGACAGTTTCTGTGAAGATGTAGGAATTGAAAGACAGCTTACAACCCCATACACACCACAGCAAAATGGTGTggcagagagaaaaaatagaactATAGTAGAAATGGCCAAGTGTTTGATGTTGGAGAAGAAAATTCCATTTGATTTTTGGGCTGAGGCAGTCAACATATctgtttatattttgaataGGTGTCCAACTAAAGCTTTGAGCAAAAAGACACCATTCGAAGCCTATAGTGGAAGGAAACCAGGGATTAAGCATCTAAGGGTATTTGGCTCACTGTGTTATGCTCATGtaccaaaacaacaaagacagAAATTAGATCTTGCAAGCAAGAGGTGTATCTTCTTGGGATATGGCAGCTGTGAGAAAGGTTACAGACTGTACAACATTGAAACTGAGAAGGTGCTTGTTTCAAGAGATGTAATATTTAGTGAAAATGTGTGTTGGGATTGGAATGCAAAGAAGGAAACTATTGTGAACATTCTGCTCACTGGAATCCGAGAAGAAGCACAAGGAGAAGAAGGGAGTTCTTGTGAATTTGAAGAACAATTGGAAGTGAATGAGGTGCCTAGTTTAAACACTGAAAACAGTGATCAAGAAAGGGTCACAGGTCTGCAGGATGTTGGTCATACTCCTCTCAAATACAAGAGCATTGcagaaatttatgaaaaatgcaaTATGTGCATTATAGAACCAGAAAGTTTTGAAGAGGCAGCAAAGGATGACTCTTGGAAGAAAGCAATGGAAGATGAAATCACCATGATTGAAAAGAACAATACATGGGAGCTTGTAGCTAGACCATTTGATAAACCAATCATTGGAGTCAAATGGGTCTATAAGACTAAACTAAACCTAGATGGATCTGTGCAGAAGAATAAGGCTCGGCTGGTTGCAAAGGGATATTCTCAAAAGCCTGGAATAGACTTCAATGAGACCTTTGTACCAGTGGCTCGACTTGACACTGTGAGAGCTTTGGTAGCATTGGCTGCACAGAAAAATTGGAAGCTTTTCCAGTTAGATATGAAATCTGCCTTTCTCAATGGAGTACTAAGTGAAGAGGTGTATGTGGATCAACCATCTGGTTTTGTGATCCAAGGAAGTGAAGATAAGGTGTATAGGCTTAAGAAGGCTTTGTATGGCTTGAAGCAAGCTCCAAGAGCTTGGTATGAAGAGATAAATTCCTATTTTACTAGAGCTGGTTTTCATAGGAGCTTAAGTGAAGCTACCTTATACACTAAGAGGTCTCCAAGTGGTATTCTTATCGTGTCACTCTATGTAGATGACATTATCTATACAGGAAGCTCAAAGGAGATGATGCTTGAATTTAAGGATGAGATGATGAGACAATATGAGATGACAGACCTTGGATTGCTTCATCATTTTCTCGGCCTTGGAGTTTTACAAACTGACACTTGCATTTTCTTGCATCAGAAGAAATATGCAAAGACTTTGCTAGACAAGTTTGGACTCAAGGACTGCAAATCGGTTGCAACACCATTGGCAGTGAATGAAAAGTTGTCTAAAGTGGATGGGAGTGACTTAGCAGATGAGACTTTGTATAGACAAATGGTAGGAAGCTTGCTCTACCTAATTGCAACAAGACTAGACATTATGTTTGCATCTAGTCTTTTGGCCAGATTTATGCACAATCCTACCAAGAAGCACATGGGAACAGCGAAAAGGGTGCTAAGATACATACAAGGTACTATAAGCTATGGCATTGcttatgagaaaggaaaaggagCTGTGTTAATTGGCTATTGTGACATCGATTGGAGTGGTAGTGAAGATGATATGCGGAGCACATCAGGCTATGCATTTAATTTCGGGTCAGGAGTGTTTTCTTGGGCCTCAATTAAGCAGAGCAGTGTGGCTCTCTCCACTGCAGAGGCAGAATATATGAGCGCAGCAGAGGCAACCACTCAAGCTGTTTGACTCAGATTTGTGCTATCAGATTTTGGTGAAGAACAGGTAGAACCAACTTAGTTGTTGTGTGACAACACTTCGACTATTGCTATATCAAAGAATCCAGTTCATCACTACAAAACTAGACACATCAATCGCaggtttcatttcattcgAGATGCTCTTCAGAATGGTGAGATCGATTTGCTTTATTGCAAAATTGAAGAACAGGTTGCTGATATATTCACCAAGCCTCTAGCAAGGGATCGGTATGAGTATCTAAGGAAGGCTTTAGGTGTTATCTCAGCACAACacttagaagggagtgttagTGTATAAGTGCAGCTGCTGAGATAGTTTATTATTTCAGTTTGAAAATGTAGCCGTTGGATAACAGTCCAACTGTGCAGTTAGGATGTAATTGTGCATGCCATGTGTCTCTATCTCATAGGGTAGTGAATGAATGGTTGAGTTGTAAATGATGTAATAGGAATGTTCCGATTCCTAACGGTTTTGTCAGAGGCAATATACGTATGATTTGTGTGGAGCTGAGCTAGTATTTTGctagctcttcttcttccctaagctctctctctcatttttcttcagatctcatttttcttatcTAAGAGTTAAAATACAAGATAATAGTCTCTGTATTCTAACAATTTCGACTGCAGATTGTCTCCTTCAACTTTGTGCAGCCTTGGAAAATCGCTGAGCGGGATAACAAAACCTTGCCAAGGTTTTTCGCTGAGCTCCGAAACCAACAACCCCATTGAAATGCAAACCATCTCCTTCAATGTCCCTCTCATGCTCTCCGGGACATCACACACTGCAATACAATTCCTGAGCCTCCCTTTGTTCGAAAACTCTTGGACTAATCTCCGCCATTGAACCTCTGCAATCTCATCATCACCGCCATGTTCCTTTTCCAACAAGGCCACCACATGGTGAGGAGGCTTTAGCCCATCACCAAAGCATATGTCGACAATATTTTTCTTGGGTAATAGTATGTCCACGAGCTTCATGTAACCCTTAATTTGCAATCTTCTTTCATCACGgcctccaccaccacaaccaatGATCTTGCTGTAGATTTCCAAAGCAATCAGCCTCTTGCGGTTCTTGAACAATGATAATGACTTCTTGTCCTGTTTTGCAGCTGGTAAGCGCTCCAATGCCTTGCGTAGGGGGCTAAGTACTTGTTTCCTCAGTCGATTACGGACCCTATAAGCATAATGAGCTTCTTCAACATCTTTGTACTCCCCAAAATTATGGCGTGGAAACATTCTCCTTGCTATGTTTTCACATATCAAAGTTGCTCTGTCGTAAGATGAATCAATCGAAGGACAGAATTTGGAAGCAGTGCTGATATGTTCAATCTCACCAGACTCCAAAGACAAGACATCTGATGTCAGCATCTCCACAAACACCTCCGATACACGATCATGCAAGAACCGATATTCAAGGTCGTTTTGGTACCTGTCAACCGCGCTTTTAGCCCTGGCGATGCGAACATCTGTGACTGTTTTtatctcttccttctcttcctccacATCGCTTTCGTCATAGTTGGACCAATACCTATTCCTAGGTTTCTGCCATTCATTCGAACGATTCTTCCCATACTCTTTCCGTCTTCCCTCCCCCTCTTCTTCCCTTTTCTTCGCTTCATCTCTggattttttctttgcttcatCTATGGATTTCTGCAAAACCCTATAGAGAACCTCCAATAGATCTTGGAACCAACCCAATTCCGCAAAAATCTTCATATTGAAAGCCAATGTTCGAGGATGGTTTTTGTGAACCCATAAGAGgtgttgaaggaaaatggtgatcttcctaatataatttcaccaccactaattaaataatggggttttattattttaggttcgacccattcgagacgcaagtctcttaattacaatcccttgcttcaagggaaaaccctttgattccatcataaagaaacagaacgtgTGTGTTTTGATTTTGCAGCTGCTCCCAAGTCCAACCTCAGGATGCCTACGTATCCTTTGCaggaatcaagccactcgtagttcaaagattcatgatgaataaatgactcatcACAAAACGAAGAATTTGAATGGGTTTAATTGAGgagtttgagtgaatttagctgaataaaccagggattcaatatggaaatatgtttgggatggttgcatcaagattgaatctctagattgcctacgtacccttttaAAGGGATCAAACCGACGTAGTTCGAATTTGATTTGTGTAAAGGTAGATATTTGATTTTGGGGGAATTTGGTTGATGTAACCAGTGATTCAAATTGGTTGCGGTTGCGCCTATTGAGATgttagactgcctacgtacccttaacGGGGATCAAACCGACGTAGTTCCAAAATTCAggaattaatgggtaagtgtggcccaataATTTAGAGTTGGTGTCTTTGAGACGATTTGAcgattttcataggtagatgacctatgggaaaaattggaaattaatgggtatgTATGacccaataatttagaatttgtatCTTTGAGataatttggggattttcataggtaggtgacctatgggaaaattttgaaattaatgggtaagtgtggcccattaattgagaatttgtgtttgagatatttgagtttaatctcattggaattttcatgggtagatgacccatgagaaaaattggaaattaatgggtgagtgtggcccattaattgagaatttgtgtttgagatatttgaatttaatctcattgaaattttcatgagtagatgacccatgagaaaaattggaaattaatgggtgagtgtggcccattaattgagaatttgtgtttgagatatttgaatttaatctcattgaaattttcatgagtagatgacccatgagaaaaattggaaattaatgggtgagtgtggcccattaattgagaatttgtgtttgagatatttgaatttaatctcattgaaattttcatgagtagatgacccatgagaaaaattggaaattaatgggtgagtgtggcccattaattgagaatttctttttgagagatttgattttaatctcaatgaaatttgtatgggtagatgacccatggggAAAATTAGATCTCTGTAAATTTAATGGGTAATTATTTGGATTACCCATTAATTACTATGGGCTTTTGAAAATCAATGGACAAATATTTTTGACAgtccattattttatttcgGGCCTGTGATATTTTGACTGGCCCATTTTTTGGACatgtgaagaagagagaaaagaaggaaagaagagagagagttgaaataaatccaaaacacaaacaaagtGGCTGACGccactttttattatttttatttttttgtcttttgacttcttctttttttttctttgaatttcttcCCCCTTTTGAAACCAAGTGGCTGACGCCACTTTCCCATTTTTTCTTACTCttcttccattttctctttcGACAGGagtcttccttctttttttgttatttgttgcTACTATCTGCAGTATCAGGCCGACCAACAGCCAACATGGTTGTCTTCCTTTTCAAGCACAGCTTACTTTTTATTTGCTGTGAGATTAAACCCCCaatgattttgtttgtgggttttgtaccCAAATGGGAATTGTGCTCTTGAGAACTCACTGAAAGAGTTttatgcccaaaaaaaaatggatataCCATTCAGGGTATTTGATTGAGGGTTACACACCCATGATGGATTTCGTATCCAAGATTCTTGAGGGTGAAACGCCCAGGCTTTATTTCAAGGGTGAAAACCAATATTTGCTTTGAGGGTGAAAACCCATATTTGTTTTCAGGGTGAAATACCCAAACTTTGTTTCTGGGGTGCAAAACCCAAACTTGTTTTGAGGGTGAAAACCCATACTTGTTTTGAGGGTGAAAACCCATATTTGTTTTCAGGGtaaaaacccatatttgaaCATCCAAGAAATTTTGATTCAAGGTTGCCAAGGGTTGCCACCCTACATGGATTGCCATCCATTTGATTGATTAAAGGGTTGCCACCCAAAAAACGGAGGACCTCAA
Proteins encoded in this window:
- the LOC18766279 gene encoding uncharacterized protein LOC18766279; protein product: MKIFAELGWFQDLLEVLYRVLQKSIDEAKKKSRDEAKKREEEGEGRRKEYGKNRSNEWQKPRNRYWSNYDESDVEEEKEEIKTVTDVRIARAKSAVDRYQNDLEYRFLHDRVSEVFVEMLTSDVLSLESGEIEHISTASKFCPSIDSSYDRATLICENIARRMFPRHNFGEYKDVEEAHYAYRVRNRLRKQVLSPLRKALERLPAAKQDKKSLSLFKNRKRLIALEIYSKIIGCGGGGRDERRLQIKGYMKLVDILLPKKNIVDICFGDGLKPPHHVVALLEKEHGGDDEIAEVQWRRLVQEFSNKGRLRNCIAVCDVPESMRGTLKEMVCISMGLLVSELSEKPWQGFVIPLSDFPRLHKVEGDNLQSKLLEYRDYYLVF